The following are from one region of the Advenella mimigardefordensis DPN7 genome:
- a CDS encoding DMT family transporter — MLNIYLILAISICAETLATTMMKASHGFTQLGPSIVVVIGYAISFYGLSQVVKTMNIGIAYAIWGGMGIFLVSIMSFLIYKQRLDLPAIVGMLFIALGIVIIQLFSKSVTH; from the coding sequence ATGCTCAATATCTATCTTATTCTTGCCATTTCCATCTGCGCCGAAACGCTTGCCACCACGATGATGAAAGCCTCTCACGGCTTCACCCAATTAGGCCCGAGCATAGTGGTGGTGATCGGTTATGCCATTTCCTTTTATGGTTTGTCACAAGTCGTAAAAACAATGAATATTGGCATCGCCTATGCGATCTGGGGCGGCATGGGTATTTTTCTTGTATCGATCATGTCATTCCTGATTTACAAACAGCGACTTGATCTGCCGGCTATTGTCGGCATGCTGTTCATTGCACTTGGCATTGTAATTATTCAGCTGTTCTCCAAATCGGTCACGCATTGA
- a CDS encoding MFS transporter encodes MTETDKNVTLLRIPGVAALMWVVALGIGSFSILLPLSPDWAIRGGASEAAAGSVTAILMAFTILTQLSVNRALKRFGWGPLLATGLLALGAPALLQATSSALSVILLSSAIRGIGFGILTVSGATAIALLVPAARRGAAVGIYGLAVAGPQLVLVSSAPILEQLMGKLVVTLIATLPVLGLFWTQALGRLLNERSTQQHTSAMHASTHSKSTFAVISPVLLSLVIVTSSGGAILTFASQITADASSATIALLCLTGFATPTRWALGSMSDRYPARYLIFGLALACCLGMAALGASVHTANTSWGLTALYLGSTLLGISYGGMQSATLVCAYQLAGNSRLAQVSVLWNVTFDLGTGVGAMLTGIIAASTGFAAAFAFLSVAAALSAMIILISLRPAKV; translated from the coding sequence GTGACCGAGACCGATAAAAACGTAACACTACTCCGGATTCCCGGTGTTGCCGCACTCATGTGGGTGGTGGCGCTGGGTATTGGCAGCTTCAGTATTCTGCTGCCACTGTCGCCAGACTGGGCGATCCGGGGCGGCGCCAGCGAAGCCGCGGCGGGCAGTGTGACAGCCATTCTGATGGCCTTCACCATCCTGACCCAACTGTCTGTTAACCGGGCACTCAAGCGCTTCGGCTGGGGCCCGTTGCTGGCTACGGGCTTGCTGGCGCTTGGCGCCCCTGCTCTATTACAAGCGACCTCGTCTGCCCTGTCGGTCATTCTGCTCTCAAGCGCGATTCGTGGTATTGGTTTTGGTATCCTGACTGTAAGTGGCGCAACCGCTATTGCGCTGCTGGTGCCTGCTGCAAGGCGTGGTGCAGCCGTTGGCATCTATGGACTGGCGGTAGCGGGGCCGCAACTGGTACTGGTCTCATCGGCACCCATTCTTGAGCAACTGATGGGTAAACTGGTGGTCACGCTCATCGCCACCCTGCCGGTACTGGGTTTGTTCTGGACGCAAGCCCTTGGCCGTCTGCTGAATGAGCGCAGCACGCAGCAGCATACATCCGCCATGCACGCGAGCACGCATAGCAAATCCACCTTTGCCGTGATTTCGCCGGTTTTACTATCACTGGTGATTGTGACCAGCAGCGGCGGTGCCATCCTCACATTTGCCAGCCAGATTACCGCCGACGCCTCCTCTGCCACCATCGCCCTGCTGTGCCTGACCGGCTTTGCGACACCTACCCGCTGGGCATTAGGCTCAATGAGCGACCGTTATCCTGCCCGATACCTGATCTTCGGCCTTGCCCTGGCATGCTGTCTGGGCATGGCGGCGCTCGGTGCATCGGTGCACACAGCAAACACCAGTTGGGGTCTGACAGCGCTTTATCTTGGCAGCACCCTGCTGGGAATCTCCTACGGCGGCATGCAAAGTGCAACACTGGTATGCGCCTACCAGCTTGCCGGCAACAGCCGGTTGGCTCAGGTGTCTGTCCTGTGGAATGTAACGTTTGATTTAGGCACCGGAGTTGGCGCCATGTTAACGGGGATCATTGCTGCAAGTACAGGGTTTGCAGCGGCATTCGCATTTTTGAGCGTCGCCGCGGCGCTCAGTGCGATGATTATCCTGATAAGTCTTCGACCGGCGAAAGTATAG
- a CDS encoding DUF1109 domain-containing protein produces the protein MKTDDLVSLLSNSGGAADPMMVSSRYWQAMVISTGGALILLLIGYGLRPDLSVMLGTPLFWARLAFPAVIAVGALMVVARLARPGVSVGRSWTVMALPVIVVIVAAVLTLGLAPASERLSMVLGATWRSCPFNIAFLSIPGFIANFWLLRNMAPTRLRVAGAAAGLLAGSAATIVYCLHCPEMEVAFWAVWYIAGMLIPAVIGAVLAPRLLRW, from the coding sequence ATGAAAACAGATGATCTGGTTAGCCTACTAAGCAATAGTGGAGGGGCTGCAGACCCAATGATGGTGTCCAGCCGCTACTGGCAGGCGATGGTGATAAGCACAGGCGGCGCTCTCATTCTGCTATTGATCGGCTATGGCTTGCGCCCGGACCTTTCGGTCATGCTGGGTACGCCGCTATTTTGGGCCAGGCTGGCATTTCCGGCCGTGATTGCCGTGGGTGCATTGATGGTGGTTGCGCGTCTGGCGCGGCCAGGCGTATCGGTTGGTCGAAGCTGGACGGTCATGGCGCTGCCTGTGATTGTTGTGATCGTGGCTGCGGTGCTGACGCTGGGGCTTGCGCCTGCCTCAGAACGGCTGAGCATGGTCCTGGGGGCTACCTGGCGCAGTTGTCCGTTTAACATTGCTTTTCTGTCTATTCCGGGCTTTATCGCCAACTTCTGGCTGCTCCGGAACATGGCGCCAACCCGCCTGCGCGTTGCCGGCGCGGCTGCCGGGTTGCTGGCCGGTTCGGCGGCAACTATTGTCTACTGTCTGCATTGTCCGGAGATGGAGGTGGCGTTCTGGGCCGTCTGGTATATCGCTGGCATGCTGATTCCGGCTGTCATCGGCGCGGTGCTGGCCCCCCGGCTGCTGCGCTGGTAA
- a CDS encoding sigma-70 family RNA polymerase sigma factor, with the protein MVGPGAQGVDRTARTAKAQETESRLRALFLAGLDGDSQCYHAFLQALGGNLRAFLRRRLSHIPDEIEDIVQEILIAVHNARHTYLPAQPLTAWTYAIARYKMADYLRGRYRYEAWNEPLDSQQQELFSESDHEAAQACRDLDKLLSQLPDRYRLPIVHVKLKGLSVAEAARETGLSESAVKVGIHRGLKALAAKIRGTT; encoded by the coding sequence ATGGTAGGGCCTGGCGCGCAAGGGGTGGATCGCACCGCCCGGACTGCGAAAGCGCAGGAGACCGAGAGCCGGCTCAGGGCATTGTTTCTGGCCGGACTTGACGGCGATTCCCAATGTTATCACGCCTTTCTGCAGGCTCTGGGAGGGAATTTGCGTGCCTTCCTGCGCAGGCGGTTAAGTCATATTCCGGACGAGATTGAGGATATCGTGCAGGAAATTCTCATTGCGGTGCACAACGCCCGGCATACCTATTTGCCTGCACAGCCGCTAACCGCATGGACCTATGCCATTGCCCGATACAAAATGGCCGACTATCTGCGCGGTCGCTATCGGTATGAAGCATGGAACGAACCGCTGGACAGCCAGCAGCAGGAACTTTTTTCCGAGTCCGATCACGAGGCTGCCCAGGCGTGCCGCGATCTGGATAAACTGCTGTCGCAATTGCCGGATCGCTACCGCCTGCCTATTGTGCATGTCAAGCTAAAGGGCTTGAGCGTAGCCGAGGCCGCGCGCGAGACAGGGCTGTCGGAATCGGCGGTAAAGGTTGGCATACACCGAGGCCTGAAGGCCCTGGCTGCCAAAATACGAGGTACAACATGA
- a CDS encoding DoxX family protein, giving the protein MSEYQTESATLTVGPSNRLDRVIRRVEWIAQPWLVQMLLRLAIAVPFLKSGLLKWDDFLQLNETVIYLFTDEFRLHLPGGPYAFPAPALVAFLAACGEVFLPLLLILGLGTRLAALGIVLMTIVIQITVPEGWPVHLTWVAIALAIAAFGPGRLSVDYLLGDRRLRSR; this is encoded by the coding sequence ATGTCAGAATATCAAACTGAATCTGCCACTTTAACGGTGGGGCCGTCTAACCGGCTGGACCGGGTGATCAGGCGGGTGGAGTGGATCGCGCAACCATGGCTGGTGCAAATGCTGTTGCGCCTTGCCATCGCCGTGCCGTTTTTGAAGTCCGGCCTGCTCAAGTGGGACGACTTCCTGCAATTGAACGAGACGGTAATTTATCTGTTTACTGATGAATTTCGACTGCACCTGCCTGGTGGCCCATACGCCTTCCCGGCCCCTGCTCTGGTGGCCTTTCTGGCTGCGTGCGGCGAAGTTTTCCTGCCGTTGCTACTGATCCTTGGTCTGGGCACCCGGCTTGCCGCCCTGGGGATTGTCTTGATGACAATCGTCATTCAGATAACCGTGCCCGAGGGCTGGCCTGTTCATCTGACCTGGGTGGCAATAGCGCTGGCCATTGCCGCCTTTGGACCGGGGCGGCTGTCCGTTGATTATTTGCTGGGCGACCGCAGGCTGCGGTCCCGATGA
- a CDS encoding HvfC/BufC N-terminal domain-containing protein: protein MKRRVMAYDYAEAFSTGLFRPDFPVPEDMMVGAGKGVQSRYNVYRNNVTVSLIDALAAVYPAVQRITGTAFFRAMARFYVRALPPESPLLFEYGRSFPDFIESYEFAQDMPWLADTARIERAWLDAYHAADRPVMVARALTAVPPAALADLRFCAHPAARIVRSIYPAVAIFVMNRREGPVSSMKSSAAEDALITRPEQEVIVSRLPAGGAVFLSSLLQGLSLGVSASKAFEQAPEFDLSGNLAAMITAGVFTGINLEM from the coding sequence ATGAAGAGGCGGGTTATGGCATATGACTATGCAGAAGCATTCAGCACGGGCCTGTTCAGGCCTGATTTTCCCGTGCCAGAAGACATGATGGTTGGCGCAGGCAAGGGGGTGCAGAGCCGATACAACGTTTATCGAAACAATGTGACTGTGAGTCTGATCGACGCACTGGCGGCGGTCTACCCTGCAGTGCAGCGGATTACCGGCACGGCGTTTTTCCGTGCGATGGCGCGCTTTTATGTACGTGCTCTGCCGCCTGAGTCTCCCCTGTTGTTCGAGTACGGGCGCAGTTTTCCCGACTTTATTGAGTCTTATGAGTTCGCGCAGGACATGCCCTGGCTGGCCGATACGGCTCGTATCGAGCGTGCGTGGCTTGACGCCTATCACGCGGCTGACAGGCCGGTAATGGTTGCCAGGGCACTGACTGCCGTGCCGCCGGCCGCACTGGCAGACTTGCGGTTTTGCGCGCATCCTGCCGCGCGGATCGTGCGTTCGATTTATCCGGCGGTCGCCATTTTTGTCATGAACAGGCGCGAGGGGCCCGTGTCTTCTATGAAGTCGAGCGCAGCGGAGGATGCGCTCATTACGCGCCCGGAGCAGGAGGTTATTGTGTCACGTCTGCCCGCTGGCGGCGCTGTCTTTTTATCCTCATTGCTACAGGGCCTATCCCTGGGGGTGTCCGCAAGCAAGGCATTTGAACAGGCTCCTGAGTTTGACCTGTCGGGCAATCTGGCGGCAATGATCACGGCGGGCGTGTTCACCGGCATAAATCTGGAGATGTGA
- the bufB gene encoding MNIO family bufferin maturase has protein sequence MSGRSLPAGATTRLLAGVSFKHEHLRAIQQDTLTDAFFEVHAENYMGEGGPPQQALAAIRRDYPLSVHGVCMSIGGPQVLDSNHLRRFADLVRRCEPLLVSEHLAWSAYDNTFYNDLLPLPYTSDTLHTVCDHIDQVQVAIGRSLLIENPATYIQYASSEMSETGFLREVARRTGCGLLLDINNVYVSAINHGFSAETYLADFPLDRVGQIHLAGHCAQEDDEGQPLLIDSHDAEVAPAVWDLYKQVIASTGLVPTLVEWDSRLPAWPVLEAHRLQVRDCLLACATSNDSLYEEAGYGI, from the coding sequence ATGAGCGGTCGATCCCTTCCTGCCGGCGCGACGACACGGCTGCTGGCCGGCGTCAGTTTCAAGCATGAACATCTGCGGGCGATACAGCAGGATACGCTGACGGATGCGTTCTTTGAAGTTCATGCGGAGAACTATATGGGGGAGGGCGGGCCGCCGCAACAGGCGCTGGCGGCCATCCGCCGGGATTATCCGCTGTCCGTTCACGGTGTATGCATGTCGATTGGCGGACCGCAAGTGCTGGATTCCAACCATTTGCGCCGGTTTGCCGATCTCGTGCGCCGCTGTGAGCCGCTATTGGTATCCGAACATCTGGCCTGGTCAGCTTATGACAACACGTTTTACAACGACTTGTTGCCCTTGCCTTACACGTCCGATACGCTACACACCGTCTGTGATCATATCGATCAGGTCCAGGTTGCGATAGGCCGATCACTGCTGATTGAAAACCCGGCCACCTATATTCAATATGCGTCATCCGAGATGAGCGAAACCGGGTTTCTGCGCGAGGTTGCGCGTCGCACGGGTTGCGGTCTGTTGCTGGATATCAATAATGTCTATGTATCTGCAATCAATCATGGCTTTAGTGCAGAGACCTATCTTGCTGATTTTCCGTTAGATCGGGTCGGGCAAATTCATCTGGCCGGCCATTGCGCGCAGGAGGATGATGAAGGGCAGCCATTGCTTATCGATAGTCATGATGCTGAAGTGGCGCCTGCGGTATGGGATTTATATAAGCAGGTCATTGCCAGTACGGGGCTTGTGCCGACATTGGTCGAGTGGGACAGCCGTTTACCGGCCTGGCCTGTTCTGGAAGCGCACAGACTGCAGGTGCGCGATTGCCTGCTCGCATGTGCTACATCGAACGATTCCCTGTATGAAGAGGCGGGTTATGGCATATGA
- a CDS encoding BufA1 family periplasmic bufferin-type metallophore, whose translation MSAKFTVTSTLLASAVAGMLASAVHAAPLTKAEADAAVAAKKEKCYGVALKGQNDCAAGPGTTCQGTSTQDFQGNAWKFVQAGTCSKIEVPGGGHGSLMPVKA comes from the coding sequence ATGTCCGCTAAATTTACGGTTACTTCCACTTTGCTCGCCAGCGCCGTTGCCGGTATGCTCGCCTCTGCGGTTCATGCCGCGCCGCTAACCAAAGCGGAAGCCGATGCCGCTGTTGCCGCGAAAAAAGAAAAATGTTACGGCGTTGCGCTGAAGGGCCAAAACGACTGCGCCGCCGGTCCTGGCACGACTTGCCAGGGTACATCCACCCAGGACTTTCAGGGCAACGCCTGGAAATTCGTTCAGGCCGGCACGTGCAGCAAAATTGAGGTCCCTGGCGGTGGTCACGGTTCTTTAATGCCCGTCAAGGCCTGA
- a CDS encoding isocitrate lyase/PEP mutase family protein, whose amino-acid sequence MSTRKQLRSLVEARRGIIVPGAFNALSAKVIADLGFQAIYVTGAGVTNMWFGMPDQGFMGLHEIADHTARIRDAVDVPLIVDADTGFGNALNVRHTVRVLERAGADCIQLEDQVAPKRCGHFSGKEVISTEEAVSKIKAAVDARQDPDFLIMARTDAAATHGFEAAIERAQKFAEAGADILFVEAVTEAEQVRALPQRLAKPQLMNMVIGGRTPIFNADQLAELGFGIVLYANAALQGAVAGMQKTLTVLRDEKEVQESSGLVASFSERQRLVSKPEWDELEKRYS is encoded by the coding sequence ATGTCGACAAGAAAGCAACTCAGATCACTCGTCGAAGCGCGCCGTGGCATTATTGTTCCGGGCGCATTTAATGCCTTGTCTGCCAAAGTGATCGCCGATCTTGGCTTTCAGGCCATTTATGTAACGGGTGCGGGCGTGACCAATATGTGGTTTGGCATGCCGGATCAGGGGTTCATGGGTTTACACGAAATCGCCGATCACACAGCAAGGATCCGCGACGCCGTAGATGTACCGCTGATCGTTGATGCCGACACAGGCTTTGGCAACGCGCTGAACGTTCGTCATACCGTCAGGGTACTGGAGCGTGCCGGCGCAGACTGCATTCAGCTGGAAGATCAGGTCGCGCCCAAGCGTTGTGGTCATTTTTCCGGTAAGGAAGTGATCTCTACTGAAGAAGCGGTCAGCAAGATCAAGGCGGCGGTCGATGCGCGTCAGGATCCGGACTTTCTGATTATGGCGCGTACCGATGCGGCGGCCACTCATGGTTTTGAAGCCGCCATCGAGCGCGCCCAGAAGTTCGCCGAAGCCGGCGCCGACATTCTGTTTGTGGAAGCCGTCACCGAAGCCGAGCAAGTGCGTGCGCTTCCCCAGCGACTGGCCAAGCCGCAACTGATGAACATGGTGATTGGTGGCCGCACGCCTATTTTCAATGCTGATCAACTGGCCGAACTGGGTTTCGGCATCGTGTTGTATGCCAACGCAGCCCTGCAGGGCGCGGTTGCCGGCATGCAGAAAACCCTGACGGTGCTGCGCGATGAGAAGGAAGTGCAGGAGTCCAGCGGGCTGGTGGCGTCTTTTTCCGAGCGGCAGCGTCTGGTGAGCAAGCCTGAATGGGATGAGCTGGAAAAACGCTACTCCTGA
- the prpF gene encoding 2-methylaconitate cis-trans isomerase PrpF: MTHAPQIKIAATYMRGGTSKGVFFRLSDLPDAAQTPGAARDALLLRVIGSPDPYGKQTDGMGGATSSTSKIVILSKSERAGHDVDYLFGQVSIDKPFIDWSGNCGNLSAAVGPFAISNGLIDADRIPSNGVATVNIWQANIGKTIVSHVPITNGEVQETGDFELDGVTFPAAEVQLEFLDPAADEDGAGGAMFPTGNVVDELDVPGVGKLQATMINAGIPTVFVNARDIGFTGTELQDAINSNTDTLAMFETIRAYGALRMGLIANLEEAERRQHTPKVAFVGEPADYAASSGKQVSADNIDLVVRALSMGKLHHAMMGTAAVAIGTAAAIPGTLVNLAAGGGERESVTFGHPSGTLRVGAQAVQEAGQWAVKKALMSRSARVLMEGFVRVPGDAF; the protein is encoded by the coding sequence ATGACACATGCACCTCAGATTAAAATCGCCGCCACTTATATGCGTGGTGGTACCAGCAAAGGCGTCTTTTTTCGGCTGAGTGATCTGCCCGACGCCGCACAGACGCCTGGTGCCGCGCGCGACGCACTGCTGCTGCGCGTGATCGGCAGCCCGGATCCTTACGGCAAGCAAACCGACGGCATGGGCGGCGCGACCTCAAGCACCAGTAAGATTGTGATTCTGTCCAAAAGCGAGCGTGCCGGTCACGATGTCGATTATTTGTTTGGCCAGGTGTCTATCGATAAACCCTTCATCGACTGGAGCGGCAATTGCGGCAACCTTTCTGCGGCCGTAGGGCCGTTTGCCATCAGCAATGGATTGATCGATGCCGATCGTATCCCGTCCAACGGCGTTGCCACTGTAAATATCTGGCAGGCCAATATCGGCAAAACCATCGTGTCGCATGTACCCATCACCAATGGTGAAGTACAGGAGACGGGCGATTTTGAACTGGATGGCGTGACCTTCCCGGCAGCTGAAGTGCAGCTCGAATTCCTGGACCCGGCCGCAGACGAAGACGGCGCGGGCGGTGCCATGTTTCCAACCGGCAATGTGGTAGACGAGCTGGATGTGCCCGGGGTGGGTAAGTTGCAGGCAACCATGATCAACGCCGGTATTCCAACTGTGTTTGTGAATGCGCGTGACATTGGTTTTACCGGCACAGAGTTGCAGGACGCGATCAACAGCAACACCGATACGCTGGCTATGTTTGAAACCATTCGCGCATATGGCGCACTGCGCATGGGCCTTATCGCCAACCTTGAGGAAGCCGAAAGACGTCAGCACACGCCTAAAGTGGCTTTTGTGGGTGAGCCTGCGGATTACGCTGCCTCCAGCGGCAAGCAGGTGTCCGCCGACAATATTGATCTGGTTGTGCGGGCGCTCTCCATGGGTAAATTGCATCATGCGATGATGGGCACCGCAGCCGTGGCCATCGGTACGGCTGCGGCGATTCCTGGCACGCTGGTCAATCTCGCGGCGGGCGGTGGAGAACGTGAGTCTGTGACCTTCGGTCATCCCTCCGGCACGTTGCGGGTGGGTGCGCAGGCGGTTCAAGAGGCCGGCCAGTGGGCCGTGAAGAAGGCGCTGATGAGCCGTAGCGCTCGTGTCCTGATGGAAGGCTTTGTGCGCGTCCCGGGCGATGCGTTTTGA